In a genomic window of Gossypium arboreum isolate Shixiya-1 chromosome 9, ASM2569848v2, whole genome shotgun sequence:
- the LOC108454970 gene encoding uncharacterized protein LOC108454970 has translation MTIAYHPEANELKEVSTREIKQILEKMVNPSLKDWAAKIEDVLWAYRIAYKTPLGMSPEMLGYGKNYHLPIKLERKAYWVIKELNLDPELAKQERIFQFQELEEFIFMAYENTKIYKERSRLLHDAKI, from the coding sequence ATGACAATAGCATATCACCCAGAGGCTAATGAGCTAAAAGAAGTATCTACTCGAGAGATAAAGCAGATTTTAGAGAAAATGGTAAACCCAAGCCTGAAAGATTGGGCAGCCAAGATAGAAGATGTATTGTGGGCTTACAGAATAGCATATAAGACTCCATTAGGCATGTCCCCAGAAATGCTAGGTTATGGTAAGAACTATCACTTACCAATCAAATTGGAGAGGAAGGCATATTGGGTGATCAAAGAACTAAATTTGGATCCTGAATTAGCTAAACAGGAAAGAATATTCCAATTCCAAGAATTGGAAGAGTTCATATTTATGGCTTATGAAAATACTAAGATTTACAAGGAGAGGAGTAGACTTCTACATGATGCAAAGATCTGA